A genomic window from Plasmodium coatneyi strain Hackeri chromosome 13, complete sequence includes:
- a CDS encoding Ribosomal protein L14 encodes MPKVELTEEEKQNIQNKDLLFKRFVEPGRLCLIEYGPYAGKLCFVVDIVTLTRVIVDGAFITGVPRMVIPLKRLKLLKERIKINKNCKTGFLHKTIKSTNILGEFKKSNLGKKLTIKKKRDLATDYERFQIYHAKRELKKKMNLLKSKKDSSNKGDKKKAKKVKKALKK; translated from the exons ATGCCAAAAGTCGAGCTAACTGAGGAGGAAAAGCAGAACATTCAAAACAAGGACCTCCTCTTTAAGAGGTTTGTTGAGCCCGGAAGGCTGTGCCTCATCGAGTATGGCCCCTATGCGGGAAAG CTCTGCTTCGTTGTGGATATCGTGACGCTGACCCGAGTCATCGTCGATGGAGCCTTCATCACagg CGTGCCCCGAATGGTCATACCCCTGAAGAGGCTGAAACTgctgaaggaaagaataaaaatcaacaaaaattgcaaaacgGGATTCCTCCACAAGACCATAAAAAGCACCAACATTCTAGGAGAGTTTAAAAAGTCAaacttgggaaaaaaattgacgatTAAGAAGAAGAGAGATTTGGCCACCGACTATGAACGCTTCCAGATATATCACGCCAAGAGGGAactgaaaaagaagatgaaTTTGCTGAAGAGCAAGAAGGACAGCAGCAATAAGGGAGACAAGAAGAAGGCCAAGAAGGTTAAGAAGGCGTTGAAGAAGTAA
- a CDS encoding ATP-specific succinyl-CoA synthetase beta subunit, producing the protein MMNMMNMMNMRRETKFILKLRRSMGHCPSVITNGRDKWTTRSGMTNRHVLTSKRHLSIHEYLSIDLLRKNMIPCAQGYAAKTPEEAEEKALELQSLCGDVDLVIKAQILSGGRGVGYFKENNFEGGVHICRNSTEVKEIASKMLNNTLVTKQTGEDGKKCNTVFICERFYIRKERYVAFLLDRSSDGILLLGSSMGGSSIEEISKKNPEAIHKMSIDVQNGFSHGQSREFCEKIGFKNTELDIATDVIANLYKIFKRYDCTLLEINPFSETNDGRVLCCDAKLNFDDNAEYRQKEIFQQRDLSQENAEEIEAKKFNLNYVSLDGNIACMVNGAGLAMATLDLIVLHNGSPSNFLDVGGGATEDEITEALRIINKNAKAKVCFINILGGIMRCDIIARGIIKAFKDTGFAKPLIVRLEGTNQDEAEELLRQSGIKCIFCQDMNLAAKKSVAMASIIEAAGHADVQVAFT; encoded by the coding sequence ATGATGAACATGATGAACATGATGAACATGAGGAGGGAAACGAAATTTATTCTGAAGCTGCGGAGGAGCATGGGGCACTGCCCATCCGTCATAACAAATGGGAGAGACAAGTGGACAACCCGTTCGGGAATGACGAACCGTCACGTCCTGACAAGTAAAAGGCACCTAAGCATCCACGAATATCTGTCAATAGATCTGTTGCGGAAGAATATGATCCCATGTGCACAAGGGTATGCAGCGAAAACTCCAGAGGAAGCAGAGGAAAAGGCACTGGAGCTGCAAAGCCTTTGTGGGGACGTGGACCTAGTGATCAAAGCACAGATACTGagtggaggaagaggagtaGGGTATTTTAAGGAGAACAATTTCGAAGGAGGTGTTCACATTTGTCGTAACAGTACAGAGGTTAAGGAAATAGCGTCGAAAATGTTAAATAACACATTGGTGACCAAGCAGACAGGAGAAGATGGAAAGAAGTGCAACACTGTTTTTATATGTGAGCGTTTTTacataaggaaggaaaggtatgTTGCTTTTCTATTGGACCGAAGTTCCGATGGGATACTCCTCCTAGGATCATCCATGGGAGGTTCCTCTATTGAAGAAATTAGTAAAAAGAATCCAGAGGCAATACATAAAATGAGCATAGATGTACAGAACGGGTTCAGTCATGGTCAGTCACGTgaattttgtgaaaaaattggGTTCAAAAATACCGAGTTGGATATCGCCACAGATGTAATAGCGaatttgtacaaaatatttaagaGATACGATTGTACCTTGTTGGAGATAAATCCCTTCTCCGAGACGAACGACGGAAGAGTCCTCTGCTGTGACGCCAAACTGAATTTTGACGACAACGCGGAATACCGACAGAAGGAGATATTTCAGCAGAGAGATCTTTCCCAAGAAAATGCGGAAGAAATAGAGGCGAAgaaatttaatttaaattatGTTTCCCTGGATGGGAACATTGCTTGCATGGTGAACGGGGCAGGCCTAGCCATGGCTACCTTAGACCTTATCGTACTACATAACGGTTCCCCTTCGAACTTTTTGGATGTTGGTGGAGGGGCCACGGAGGATGAAATTACAGAGGCCTTAAGAAttataaacaaaaatgcCAAGGCCAAGGTATGCTTTATTAATATCCTGGGGGGAATCATGCGGTGTGACATTATTGCCAGGGGCATTATTAAGGCATTTAAGGATACAGGTTTTGCCAAGCCGCTTATTGTTAGGCTGGAGGGAACAAACCAGGATGAGGCAGAAGAGCTGCTCCGTCAGTCGGGCATTAAGTGCATTTTCTGCCAGGACATGAACCTCGCTGCGAAGAAGAGCGTGGCCATGGCGAGCATTATTGAGGCCGCCGGGCACGCCGACGTGCAGGTCGCCTTCACGTGA
- a CDS encoding Mitogen-activated protein kinase, producing the protein MKKEGQQSKDEQVDESVLKKYDIVRKIGKGAYGIVYKAKCKRNRKIVAVKKIFGAFQNSTDAQRTFREIMFLYQLNGHDNIITLMDVIKAKNDNDIYLVFDYMETDLHEVIKADLLEEIHKRYIIYQLLRALKYIHSGMLLHRDIKPSNILLNSECHIKVGDFGLARSISTELSENKIPVLTDYVATRWYRAPEILLGSTNYTEGVDMWSLGCIMAELLLGRPLFRGNSTMNQLEKIIQLIGKPTKKDMEDIKSPFTDTIISSFVDIKRKNFSDIFSKASVEALDLLKQLLQFNPTKRISAENALRHKYVEQFHSIIDEPVCRHIITVPVDDSTKYRVSFYRNIVYYDIMRRKKYYPGGRSFEGEGKMADTPSGRGISSVESRGNPPQEDQQGEMFPPTVSTNKGKTQPTASPQMEDGTTRITSHNGKCAPKSRSTQSIHDSKSANRQPKKSNKGEGPVERHNGNATKHPNEKHYYEVVGEGKAGKRIDHYEYKEMRDVQVERTKASNGDAAGKLHKWPNERGKAVTSTASVSVTKRNDHKGGSTGERRVDAKTVNVIKGEHMVGRVDRQADKMVRSHLISASDVEAVKLDHPRMQPLPPQRKETIKWRKRRSDVGAMARRVDFFGAHCHDVTATTAEKKNLKK; encoded by the exons atgaagaaggaaggacagCAGAGTAAGGACGAGCAGGTAGACGAAAGTGTactgaaaaaatatgacatcgtgcgaaaaataggaaaaggagCCTACGGAATAGTATACAAAGCCAAGTgtaaaaggaacagaaaaattgtggcggtgaaaaaaattttcggtGCGTTCCAAAACTCTACGGATGCACAGAGGACATTTAGAGAAATTATGTTCCTATACCAACTGAATGGACACGATAATATCATCACCCTGATGGATGTaataaaagcaaaaaatgacAACGACATTTATTTGGTTTTCGATTACATGGAGACGGACTTACACGAAGTTATAAAAGCAGATCTGTTGGAAGAAATACACAAAAGGTATATTATTTACCAGCTGTTGAGGGCACTAAAGTATATTCACTCAGGGATGCTACTCCATAGAGACATAAAACCGTCTAACATTTTACTAAATTCTGAGTGCCATATAAAAGTTGGAGATTTTGGTTTAGCGAGAAGCATATCTACAGAACtgagtgaaaataaaattcccgTTTTAACGGATTACGTAGCTACCAGGTGGTATAGAGCCCCGGAAATTCTATTAGGAAGTACCAACTACACGGAAGGGGTGGATATGTGGTCTCTTGGCTGCATCATGGCGGAGCTTCTACTTGGCAGACCGCTCTTCAGAGGCAACTCCACGATGAACCAACTTGAAAAAATCATACAACTTATTGGCAAGCCAACCAAAAAAGACATGGAAGATATAAAGTCCCCCTTCACAGATActattatttcctcctttgtggatattaagagaaaaaatttttcagacattttttccaaagctTCCGTTGAAGCACTTGACCTGCTGAAACAACTCCTACAGTTCAATCCTACCAAACGGATCAGCGCAGAGAACGCTCTACGACACAAGTACGTGGAGCAGTTTCACTCAATCATCGATGAACCCGTCTGCAGACACATCATTACCGTCCCCGTGGATGACAGTACTAAGTACAGAGTCAGCTTCTACAGGAATATTGTCTACTACGATATTATGCGCAGGAAGAAGTATTACCCTGGGGGGCGCAGCTttgagggggaaggaaaaatggcagaTACGCCTTCCGGTAGGGGCATCTCCAGTGTAGAATCAAGGGGAAATCCCCCTCAGGAAGACCAACAAGGGGAAATGTTCCCCCCCACGGTGAGCACCAACAAGGGGAAGACACAACCAACCGCATCTCCCCAAATGGAGGACGGCACAACGAGGATCACCTCGCACAACGGAAAATGTGCCCCCAAAAGTAGGAGCACACAAAGTATACACGACAGCAAATCGGCCAACCGTCAACCTAAGAAGAGCAACAAAGGAGAGGGCCCTGTAGAGAGGCACAACGGGAATGCAACTAAACACCCAAATGAAAAACATTACTATGAGGTAGTTGGTGAGGGTAAAGCGGGTAAAAGAATCGACCATTATGAGTATAAAGAGATGAGAGATGTGCAAGTGGAGAGAACCAAGGCGTCTAACGGAGACGCGGCAGGGAAGCTTCACAAATGGCCCAATGAGAGAGGAAAAGCAGTCACCTCAACTGCTTCCGTCAGTGTAACCAAAAGGAACGATCATAAGGGAGGGAGTACGGGGGAGAGAAGGGTCGACGCCAAAACTGTGAACGTAATCAAGGGAGAACACATGGTCGGGCGTGTAGACAGACAGGCAGACAAAATGGTGAGAAGCCACTTAATAAGCGCGTCTGACGTGGAGGCAGTAAAACTGGATCACCCCAGAATGCAGCCCCTTCCACCTCAGAGAAAGGAAACGATAAAGTGGAGGAAACGAAGGAGTGACGTAGGTGCAATGGCCAGACGTGTTGACTTTTTCGGGGCCCACTGCCACGACGTCACAG CAACTACtgcagaaaagaagaatttaaaaaagtga
- a CDS encoding GTPase, whose protein sequence is MGVYKKNKTKQNNNFMGRSLMRNKLLQKEISDNILYSKIGNEETKKVSKQISVLDKTPLDDYLDNQLVINSVEVSRVFIQKNEIKEKKSLRDRNKGKDFLEIQNIVLPIPGRPFLLKHQDKVNIILHERENAPVKKKKKRKNVKKISFLMSGKSLIPINVRSPKGESSRRKKVRPARKAPNGEVDVDNTGTANVDEENEQEEEEVMDTSEKEEDDEVEESDVEDEEEDEADGDAESEEEEDRDDDGDDEEDDEEDALDPAAEGEAPRNLQYMRMYEALGKKYKRLNVQEVLNKETVNKYELEHFVEWRKLLSVVEEEEGYTITPYEKNIEYWKQLWRVIEKSHVLFYIIDARNPMFFYCQGLEYYIRKVDPRKEFYVILNKSDFLNYEERKEWAAFFEKKNVKFIFFSALRELYHQNKVIIQDLPLPVEVYTNGMSIPGGTQEKREDMSLAEGSSTLTERLPSEHMNLSTTMTYEENKKEAAIDVGHGSLTYEERKNDQTDILSTNEMVSLIQKVKEEKRSEYHDIEIGDYSIPKFMVGFIGFPNVGKSSIINSLVGLKKVSVSRQPGKTKHFQTIPLKRHGFSLCDCPGLIFPSLVFSKYDLILNGVFSVDHYKGNLTDLVQILCNIIPHQLCEKYRIDKRLICDIQLDAENGFEKRTHLYLDATQFLSAFCSSRKYISGGKGGLLNLNFATRLIIRDFITGKLLYNFMPSYLACNAHVYRSGPSPGELLAASAMVDQDHFSQDPPEPEEILTTKRKFRYMQKKLIRGKNVMKHAS, encoded by the exons atgggagtttacaaaaagaacaaaacgaAGCAGAACAACAACTTTATGGGGAGGAGCTTAATGCGGAACAAGTTGTTACAGAAGGAAATTTCGGACAACATTTTATACTCAAAGATAGGAAATGAGGAGACAAAGAAAGTGAGCAAACAGATTTCCGTTTTGGATAAAACTCCACTTGATGATTATTTGGATAATCAGCTAGTCATTAACAGCGTTGAGGTGAGCAGAGTGTTTATAcagaagaatgaaataaaggagaagaaaagtttAAGAGATAGGAACAAGGGGAAAGATTTTTTGGAAATTCAGAACATCGTTCTGCCTATACCTGGCAGACCATTTCTTTTGAAGCACCAAGACAAGGTCAACATAATTCTCCACGAGAGGGAAAATGCGCcagtgaagaagaagaagaagaggaagaatgtgAAGAAGATTAGCTTCCTGATGAGTGGCAAGAGTCTCATACCGATTAATGTGCGAAGCCCGAAGGGGGAGTCTTCACGTAGGAAAAAGGTCCGTCCCGCGAGGAAGGCGCCGAACGGGGAGGTGGACGTGGATAACACAGGGACCGCCAACGTTGATGAGGAGAacgaacaggaggaagaagaagtgatGGATACGTctgaaaaggaggaagatgatgaagTAGAGGAAAGTGACGTAgaggatgaagaggaagacgaagCAGATGGTGACGCCGAAtcggaggaagaggaagatcgTGACGACGACGGTGATGACGAGGAGGATGACGAAGAAGACGCGCTCGACCCCGCTGCGGAGGGGGAAGCCCCGCGGAACCTCCAATACATGCGAATGTACGAGGCGCTCGGGAAAAAGTACAAACGGCTGAACGTGCAGGAGGTGCTCAACAAGGAAACCGTGAACAAATATGAACTGGAGCATTTTGTCGAATGGAGGAAGTTGCTAAGCGTTgtcgaagaggaagaaggatatACAATCACaccatatgaaaaaaatatagaatattGGAAACAGCTATGGAGagtaatagaaaaaagtCACGTCCTCTTTTACATCATAGATGCGAGAAATCCCATGTTTTTCTACTGCCAGGGGTTAGAGTATTACATTAGGAAGGTAGACCCCAGGAAGGAATTCTACGTCATTTTAAATAAGTCCGACTTTTTAAACtatgaggaaaggaaagaatgggCAGCCTtttttgagaagaaaaatgtgaagtttatttttttttctgctttgaGGGAGTTGTACCACCAGAATAAGGTGATCATTCAGGATTTGCCCCTCCCTGTAGAGGTATACACGAATGGGATGTCCATTCCGGGGGGTACACAAGAAAAGAGGGAGGACATGTCATTGGCGGAAGGGTCGTCCACTTTAACAGAACGATTGCCTTCTGAGCATATGAATCTATCTACCACCATGACGTATgaggagaacaaaaaggaagccGCCATCGATGTGGGGCACGGAAGTTTAACATacgaggaaaggaaaaatgaccAAACAGACATATTAAGCACAAACGAAATGGTTAGTTTAATTCAAAAagttaaggaagagaaaagaagtgaaTACCACGACATAGAAATAGGAGACTACAGTATCCCCAAGTTTATGGTAGGGTTTATTGGTTTTCCCAATGTAGGAAAAAGCTCTATTATAAATTCGCTAGTTGGGTTAAAAAAGGTCAGTGTAAGTAGACAGCCAGGGAAGACAAAACATTTTCAAACCATTCCGTTAAAGCGTCATGGGTTCTCTTTGTGTGATTGTCCCGGGTTGATCTTCCCATCTCTGGTGTTTAGTAAATACGACTTAATCCTTAATGGGGTTTTTTCTGTGGACCACTACAAGGGGAATCTAACCGACCTTGTGCAAATTCTGTGTAATATCATCCCTCATCAGTTGTGTGAGAAGTACAGAATTGATAAGAGACTCATTTGTGATATTCAGTTAGATGCAGAAAATGGGTTCGAAAAAAGAACCCATTTATATTTAGATGCAACTCAATTTTTAAGTGCGTTTTGTTCTTCTAGAAAGTACATCTCCGGGGGTAAAGGAGGACTCCTCAATCTTAACTTTGCCACTAGACTTATCATTCGGGACTTCATCACAGGGAAACTCCTCTACAATTTTATGCCCTCTTACTTAGCTTGCAATGCACACGTGTACCGTTCGGGCCCGTCCCCCGGGGAGCTGCTTGCCGCATCGGCAATGGTGGACCAGGATCACTTCTCTCAG GACCCCCCCGAGCCCGAGGAAATCCTGACCACCAAGAGGAAGTTCCGTTACATGCAGAAGAAGCTGATCAGAGGAAAGAATGTGATGAAGCACGCCTCCTAG